One Natronolimnobius sp. AArcel1 DNA window includes the following coding sequences:
- the proC gene encoding pyrroline-5-carboxylate reductase — translation MTEVCVIGCGNMGASLLEGLSKTDDYTLTACDIDEDALAAVAPYCETTTTDLSVATEIGLVVIAVKPSVVSVLLEELELSAEQTLVTIAAGVSTDTVEKQTPATVVRVMPNLAARTQNMAAAVTADSVTDEVRAMLDAVGEFVEIDESQMDIATAVNGSGPAFVFYLLGAMQSAGVEAGLDDDDARTLAAQTFKGAAETVLRSDEAIDDLIDAVCSPNGTTIEGMDVLWDSDADEAVTDAVLAAERRSSELAEAYGDE, via the coding sequence TGATCGGTTGCGGAAACATGGGGGCGTCCTTACTCGAGGGACTCTCCAAAACGGATGATTATACGCTGACAGCGTGCGATATCGACGAAGATGCGCTCGCTGCAGTCGCACCGTACTGCGAGACGACGACAACCGACCTCAGCGTGGCCACAGAGATCGGACTCGTCGTCATCGCAGTGAAACCGTCGGTCGTCTCTGTCCTCCTCGAGGAACTCGAGTTGTCCGCTGAGCAGACACTCGTGACGATCGCGGCTGGCGTCTCGACGGACACCGTCGAAAAACAGACACCGGCGACGGTCGTGCGAGTGATGCCGAATCTCGCGGCGCGGACACAGAACATGGCTGCGGCAGTCACGGCCGACAGCGTCACCGACGAGGTTCGCGCAATGCTCGATGCTGTCGGCGAGTTCGTCGAAATCGACGAGTCCCAGATGGACATCGCGACTGCGGTGAACGGAAGCGGCCCGGCGTTCGTCTTCTACTTGCTGGGTGCGATGCAATCTGCGGGCGTCGAGGCTGGGCTCGACGACGACGACGCCAGAACGCTCGCCGCACAGACGTTCAAAGGCGCTGCTGAGACGGTGTTGCGCTCTGACGAAGCAATCGATGATCTCATCGACGCTGTCTGCTCGCCAAACGGGACGACAATCGAAGGCATGGACGTCCTGTGGGACAGCGACGCAGATGAGGCGGTCACTGATGCGGTACTGGCAGCCGAACGCCGCTCGAGCGAACTCGCGGAGGCATATGGCGATGAGTGA